In Thunnus thynnus chromosome 13, fThuThy2.1, whole genome shotgun sequence, the following proteins share a genomic window:
- the zpld1a gene encoding zona pellucida-like domain-containing protein 1a — protein MEHIFLILLLFSKASSVGAQFNGYNCDANFHSRFPAERDISVYCGVQTITLKINFCPVLFSGYTDTDMALNGRHGDAHCRGFINNNTFPTVVIFSISLATLESCGNSLVVSTAQGPNAYGNLSLVQIGNISGYIDTPDPPTIISYLPGLLYKFSCSYPLEYLVNNTQLASSAAAISVKDSNGTFISTLNLLLYNDSSYVQQLSIPMAGLTLKTRVFAAVKATNLDRRWNVLMDYCYTTPSGNPNDDLRYDLFFSCEKDPQTAVFENGKSQMGRFAFEVFRFVKHKNQKMSTVFLHCVTKLCRADDCPMLMPICGSRRKRDVSEGKESNQASGNAVLTAGPIITRSDETPTNNSQLANLKAPVFQMNTVTSALISGVIILGVMSVCFFIFSLTLLKGKSAPVSTLSGVRNPAFN, from the exons ATGGAACATATATTTTTGATTCTTTTACTGTTTAGTAAGGCCTCATCAGTTGGAGCTCAATTCAATGGATACAACTGTGATGCCAACTTTCACAGCCGCTTCCCTG cgGAGAGGGATATCAGTGTGTACTGTGGTGTGCAGACCATCACCCTCAAGATCAACTTCTGCCCTGTCCTCTTCTCTGGCTACACCGACACTGATATGGCCCTCAATGGTCGTCATGGAGATGCCCACTGCCGCGGATTCATCAATAACAACACCTTTCCCACCGTGGTAATCTTTAGTATCAGCCTGGCCACGCTGGAGTCTTGTGGCAATTCCCTCGTG GTCTCCACAGCTCAAGGACCCAATGCTTATGGGAACCTGTCACTGGTGCAGATTGGAAACATATCAGGGTATATTGACACGCCCGATCCCCCCACCATCATCAGTTACCTGCCAGGTCTACTGTACAAGTTCAGCTGCAGTTACCCGCTGGAATACCTGGTCAACAACACACAGCTGGCCTC GTCAGCAGCTGCAATCTCAGTGAAGGACAGCAATGGTACTTTCATCAGCACGTTGAATCTACTGCTTTACAAT GACTCATCGTACGTTCAGCAGCTGTCCATCCCCATGGCAGGACTGACTCTGAAGACGCGAGTTTTTGCAGCTGTAAAAGCCACTAACCTGGATAGGAG ATGGAATGTTCTCATGGACTACTGCTACACCACGCCTTCTGGAAACCCTAATGATGACCTCCGCTACGATCTTTTTTTTAG CTGTGAAAAAGATCCCCAGACTGCCGTCTTTGAAAATGGCAAGAGCCAAATGGGCCGCTTCGCCTTTGAAGTATTCCGCTTTGTAAAGCACAAGAACCAGAAGATGTCCACCGTCTTCCTGCACTGCGTCACCAAGCTGTGTCGAGCAGATGACTGTCCAATGCTCATGCCT ATCTGTGGcagcaggagaaagagagatgtcTCAGAGGGAAAGGAATCAAACCAAGCATCTGGAAATGCCGTCCTGACTGCCGGGCCTATCATCACTCGGAGTG ATGAAACGCCAACCAACAACTCTCAACTAG CCAACCTGAAAGCTCCAGTGTTTCAGATGAACACAGTGACAAGTGCGCTCATCTCAGGCGTGATCATCCTGGGCGTCATGAGTGTTTGCTTCTTCATCTTCTCCCTCACCCTCCTCAAAGGCAAGAGTGCTCCTGTCAGCACGCTGTCTGGAGTCCGCAACCCAGCCTTCAATTGA